GCAGATTTTCAAGACCTATGCGGAGCGCTGCTTTAGGGCCGGCGCCATGGACTTTGACGATTTATTGTTTAACACCAACGTCTTGTTCCGCGACCATGTGGACGTGTTGAACAAATACCAGCACATCTTCAAGTACGTGATGGTAGATGAGTACCAAGATACCAACTACAGCCAATACCTGATTACCCGCAAACTGGCCGCCAAAGACCGGAACATTTGTGTGGTGGGCGATGACGCGCAAAGTATCTACGCCTTCCGCGGCGCGGATATTACCAATATCTTGAACTTTGAGAAAGACTACCCAGAGTTGGAAGTCTTTAAACTGGAGCAGAACTACCGCAGCACCCAGCACATTGTAAAGGCGGCGAACAGTGTTATCAAAAACAACAAAGCCCAGTTGCGCAAAGATGTTTTCTCTGAAAACGAGGAAGGCAATTTGGTGGATGTGATTAAGGCCAGTTCAGACAACGAGGAAGGCAAACTGGTGGCGCACGCCATCTTTGAGGAGAAGATGAACCACCATTTGTCGTATGAAGATTTTGCGATTCTCTACCGCACCAACGCCCAAAGCCGGGCCATGGAAGAAGCGCTTCGGAAGATGAACATCAAGTACCGGATTGTGGGCGGCCTGTCTTTCTACCAGCGCAAGGAAATCAAGGATTTAATCTCTTACCTGCGCCTGGCCATCAACCACAATGACGAACAGGCGCTGCGCCGCGTGATCAATTATCCCAAGCGCGGCATCGGTGACACCACCATAGAAAAACTGATTGTGGCCGCCAACGAGACCGACCACAGCCTTTGGGAAGTGACCAGCAACGCCAATTTGTTGTTGGGCGGCAGAGCAGGTCAGGCCATTCAGGACTTCGCCACTAAGATCAAGAGCTTCGCAGTGATGGCGGAGCAGAAAGACGCGTTTGAGGCCGCTACGTACATTGCCAAACATTCTGGCTTGGTAGATGATTTATACTCCGATAAATCGGTGGAAGGCTTAGCGCGCTACGAGAACATTCAGGAATTGCTGAATGCCATCAAGGAGTTTGTGGATGACCCGGAGAAGGAAGATCAATCGTTGGCCTCGTTCCTGCAGGATATTGCGCTGCTCACCGACGCGGACACCAAGAAAGAAGACGAAGGCGAGTACGTGACCATGATGACCATTCACTCGGCCAAAGGTCTGGAGTTCCGGAACGTGTTCATTGTGGGC
This region of Rufibacter sp. LB8 genomic DNA includes:
- a CDS encoding ATP-dependent helicase, translating into MDYLKLLNDSQRAAVLNTEGPCMIIAGAGSGKTRVLTYRIAHLLQKGVDPFNILSLTFTNRAAKEMRTRIEKVVGPEAKNLWMGTFHSVFSRILRAEAQKIGYPSHFTIYDSDDSKTLIRNIVKEMNLDDKLYKANMVLGRISAAKNKLISVAQYLRDPAIQADDEAALRPKIGQIFKTYAERCFRAGAMDFDDLLFNTNVLFRDHVDVLNKYQHIFKYVMVDEYQDTNYSQYLITRKLAAKDRNICVVGDDAQSIYAFRGADITNILNFEKDYPELEVFKLEQNYRSTQHIVKAANSVIKNNKAQLRKDVFSENEEGNLVDVIKASSDNEEGKLVAHAIFEEKMNHHLSYEDFAILYRTNAQSRAMEEALRKMNIKYRIVGGLSFYQRKEIKDLISYLRLAINHNDEQALRRVINYPKRGIGDTTIEKLIVAANETDHSLWEVTSNANLLLGGRAGQAIQDFATKIKSFAVMAEQKDAFEAATYIAKHSGLVDDLYSDKSVEGLARYENIQELLNAIKEFVDDPEKEDQSLASFLQDIALLTDADTKKEDEGEYVTMMTIHSAKGLEFRNVFIVGMEENLFPSQMMITSRADLEEERRLFYVAITRAEKKLTLSYATSRYQWGNLRAAEKSRFIDEIDPTYLNFKFGEERGPVEKILQRKTPVSNLITPPRKPTVAPNYTPPTDFTPSDTSNLQAGMRVEHPKFGFGTVAKMDTQGNSTKAIINFEGVGEKTLLLSFAKLRIHA